In Aliamphritea ceti, a single window of DNA contains:
- the lysA gene encoding diaminopimelate decarboxylase yields MTTLLTEQIYYDNNQLQIEACSISSIAEQIPTPFYCYSKARLLTNITHCKEAFENYGIDIHYAMKANSNLHILRLMNQQGLGVDMVSAGEMRRAEAAGIPANRMIFSGVGKSETELRQAIETGICQFNVESAEELALLASLMNEYTRPVNIALRVNPNVAVDTHKHITTGTKGNKFGIEATQTLSLFRQYADHPLLNMNGLAMHIGSQICDTAPYHQAISRLLELVNILEAEGMKVSSLDLGGGFGIDYGDGQKLSFEAVAKTIAEATTDFNGKVVIEPGRSLIADAGVLVSRVNYVKQAEPRSFLILDAAMNDLMRPALYQAIHPLVAANTTDYDSNAQSSELKSSELKSSELNSSELKRSELMNVDVVGPVCESTDTFARDYPVSSRTKAGDLMVFLCTGAYCSVMSSGYNSRDIIPEVMISNDEIQIIRQRITQDDLMKFEV; encoded by the coding sequence GTGACAACACTGCTGACAGAACAAATTTACTACGATAACAATCAGTTGCAAATAGAAGCTTGCAGCATTTCATCCATCGCAGAACAGATACCAACGCCTTTCTACTGCTATTCAAAAGCCAGACTGCTAACGAACATTACTCATTGTAAAGAAGCCTTCGAAAACTATGGCATTGATATCCATTACGCCATGAAAGCTAACAGTAATCTGCACATACTACGCCTGATGAATCAGCAAGGCTTAGGAGTAGACATGGTATCCGCAGGTGAAATGCGCAGAGCAGAAGCCGCTGGTATTCCGGCTAACCGAATGATTTTTTCAGGCGTTGGCAAATCAGAAACAGAACTTCGACAAGCCATAGAAACCGGAATCTGTCAGTTTAATGTCGAATCGGCAGAAGAGCTGGCGTTACTGGCATCGCTGATGAACGAGTATACCCGCCCGGTCAATATAGCACTGCGGGTTAATCCCAATGTCGCCGTCGATACTCACAAGCACATTACCACCGGAACCAAAGGCAATAAGTTTGGTATAGAAGCGACGCAGACACTGAGTCTGTTCCGTCAATACGCAGACCATCCTTTGCTGAATATGAACGGCCTGGCAATGCATATCGGTTCACAAATTTGTGATACCGCCCCTTATCATCAGGCAATATCCAGGCTTTTAGAACTGGTAAACATACTCGAAGCAGAAGGTATGAAAGTTAGTAGTCTGGATCTGGGCGGTGGTTTCGGCATTGATTATGGTGATGGCCAGAAGCTGAGTTTCGAAGCCGTCGCTAAAACCATAGCCGAAGCTACGACCGACTTTAACGGCAAAGTTGTTATTGAACCCGGCCGCTCACTGATTGCTGATGCAGGAGTTCTTGTCAGCCGGGTAAACTATGTAAAGCAGGCAGAACCACGGTCATTCCTGATTCTGGACGCGGCAATGAATGATCTGATGCGCCCGGCACTTTACCAGGCGATTCACCCGCTGGTAGCAGCAAACACAACTGACTACGATTCAAATGCACAAAGCTCTGAACTAAAAAGCTCTGAACTAAAAAGCTCTGAACTGAATAGCTCCGAGCTAAAAAGATCTGAACTGATGAACGTCGATGTCGTCGGCCCTGTATGCGAAAGTACAGATACCTTTGCCCGGGATTATCCAGTGAGTAGCCGAACCAAAGCTGGCGACCTAATGGTCTTCCTCTGCACCGGCGCCTATTGCTCGGTAATGAGTTCCGGCTATAACAGTCGCGATATAATCCCCGAAGTAATGATATCTAACGATGAGATTCAGATAATCCGCCAAAGAATTACTCAGGACGACTTAATGAAATTCGAAGTGTAA
- a CDS encoding DMT family transporter, whose product MLIKSPSAGLASVVVFFSAALWGIYWIPLRFLEEQGITGTAAVAVLNMPAILPLLLLVAFQFRAHRGYLNRMLLIGIFTGLAIALYSSGVIYSSVVRATLLFYLTPVWATLIEIFWFKEKAGWSRWMAAVAGLVGMALLLSGEGSAAFNLGDVFAFFSGVCWALGAAMIKRYDTVPLPGMLLSQFFFTVTGALALGLIASSSYGVSSDVVSEISFAQIMPVLPVTSLIAIGIILPAVLAIFWAQKFLLPGRVGLLMMSEVIVAVASASLLLPEEQMSLIEWSGAALIISACVLEVLAVPDGGDKTSENKISEYSESESQKAELLSVQQAGR is encoded by the coding sequence GTGCTGATAAAATCTCCAAGTGCCGGGCTGGCATCGGTTGTCGTATTTTTCTCCGCTGCGTTGTGGGGCATTTACTGGATTCCGTTACGCTTTCTGGAAGAGCAGGGCATCACCGGAACGGCTGCTGTTGCTGTATTGAACATGCCGGCTATTTTGCCTTTGTTGTTGCTGGTGGCATTTCAGTTTCGTGCCCATCGGGGGTATTTGAATCGTATGTTGTTGATCGGTATTTTCACCGGTTTGGCAATTGCGCTGTATTCTTCCGGGGTTATTTATTCGTCAGTGGTTCGGGCGACTTTGCTGTTTTATCTGACACCGGTTTGGGCCACTCTGATTGAGATTTTCTGGTTTAAGGAGAAGGCTGGCTGGTCGCGCTGGATGGCAGCGGTTGCTGGTTTAGTGGGTATGGCGCTGCTGTTATCTGGTGAGGGTTCTGCTGCATTTAACCTTGGTGATGTGTTTGCCTTCTTTTCCGGTGTTTGCTGGGCTTTGGGCGCCGCCATGATTAAGCGTTACGACACTGTGCCTCTGCCAGGTATGTTACTTAGCCAGTTTTTTTTCACTGTCACAGGTGCATTGGCGTTGGGTCTGATTGCGAGCTCGTCTTATGGTGTTTCCAGTGATGTTGTTAGCGAGATCAGCTTTGCGCAAATTATGCCTGTACTGCCGGTAACGTCATTGATAGCGATTGGCATAATTCTGCCTGCGGTTCTGGCTATTTTCTGGGCACAAAAGTTTCTTTTGCCGGGCCGTGTCGGTCTGTTGATGATGTCGGAAGTGATTGTGGCTGTTGCTTCTGCCAGTTTACTGTTGCCGGAAGAGCAAATGTCACTGATTGAATGGAGTGGTGCGGCGTTGATTATCAGTGCCTGTGTACTGGAAGTGTTGGCGGTGCCAGATGGTGGCGATAAAACGTCTGAAAATAAAATATCTGAGTATAGTGAATCAGAGAGTCAGAAAGCTGAACTGCTATCTGTTCAGCAGGCGGGCCGTTAA
- a CDS encoding LysR substrate-binding domain-containing protein — protein MIQSLPSLNTLKAFEAVSRHLNYHAAAEELNVTPAAVKQLVSRLEASVGTPLLKRKGRGLVLTVAGLAGLDDLSLAMNHMKISVEKMRETQHSRQLIITVEPSFSSAWLVPRLAHFRKTHPDISVLIDSCPQVMDLQRSNIDLAIRYGTSRNDNLVRHTLFHDQIIPACSPAFAAELSTPPALTDLLATSLIHWDTTQLESAKSSQQWFAWKGWLANFGITNIATNEGLHFSEYSQALQAAIAGQGVILVSEPIVSNLFQSGLLTCPFTEKAAPELSYDVVATNESIQRPEAQAFVDWIIKTVKDEQYSGAFSAS, from the coding sequence ATGATTCAGTCATTGCCATCGCTAAACACTTTAAAGGCTTTTGAAGCTGTTTCCCGGCATCTCAATTACCATGCAGCCGCAGAAGAACTAAATGTTACACCTGCGGCGGTAAAGCAACTGGTTAGCCGGCTGGAAGCTTCTGTCGGAACACCACTGCTTAAACGTAAAGGTCGTGGACTGGTCTTAACTGTTGCAGGCCTGGCCGGGCTCGATGACCTCAGCCTGGCAATGAACCACATGAAAATCTCTGTCGAGAAAATGCGTGAAACACAGCACAGCCGACAGTTAATCATTACTGTTGAACCTTCTTTCTCCAGCGCTTGGCTAGTACCACGTTTAGCCCATTTCAGAAAAACACATCCGGATATAAGTGTACTGATTGATTCATGCCCTCAGGTGATGGACCTGCAGCGCAGCAACATTGACCTGGCCATCAGATACGGCACATCGCGCAATGACAACCTGGTACGGCATACCTTATTTCATGATCAGATTATTCCTGCCTGCAGCCCGGCATTCGCAGCTGAACTTTCTACACCACCAGCACTGACAGACCTTTTAGCCACTTCGCTGATTCACTGGGACACGACACAACTGGAGAGCGCTAAATCCAGCCAGCAGTGGTTCGCCTGGAAAGGTTGGCTGGCAAACTTTGGCATAACGAACATCGCCACCAACGAAGGCCTGCACTTCAGCGAATACAGCCAGGCATTACAGGCGGCTATTGCAGGCCAGGGTGTAATTCTTGTCAGTGAACCTATTGTCAGTAATCTGTTTCAGTCCGGCCTGCTGACCTGCCCGTTTACAGAAAAAGCCGCACCGGAGCTGAGCTATGATGTTGTGGCAACCAATGAATCAATACAGCGCCCGGAAGCTCAGGCGTTCGTCGACTGGATTATTAAAACGGTAAAAGATGAACAATACTCAGGGGCTTTTTCAGCATCTTAA
- a CDS encoding HDOD domain-containing protein yields the protein MDTSDNKRKKYLDLDAIEKHIGQLPMLPGVIDKLMQLNTDSETFFEAVFRLARTDPPLACLILSHANSATSAPSHPIYDLREALTRIGSETVVKLVTDVSVGKVFMPSTDAERSLWTHSVNVASQVELRCQQKDSKIPPELGYICGLLHDLGRFILLQFSPETINQAAAAGWEILDDLPKAEFELIGTTHAQIGYIAARKLNLPKIICSLIKHHHDAALAESPKAPERFKLLVSFTREALNSNPNTVMNT from the coding sequence ATGGACACATCCGATAACAAGCGCAAAAAATATTTAGATTTAGATGCAATCGAAAAGCATATCGGTCAATTGCCAATGCTACCCGGTGTGATCGATAAGTTGATGCAACTGAACACAGACTCAGAAACATTCTTTGAAGCTGTGTTCCGTCTGGCCAGAACTGATCCACCACTGGCATGCCTGATACTCAGCCACGCTAATTCAGCAACCTCTGCCCCCAGCCACCCTATTTATGACCTACGGGAAGCTCTGACACGCATAGGCTCAGAAACCGTCGTAAAGCTGGTGACAGATGTTTCTGTCGGCAAGGTATTTATGCCCTCTACAGATGCAGAAAGAAGCCTCTGGACACATTCAGTAAATGTCGCCTCTCAGGTTGAACTCAGATGCCAGCAAAAGGACAGTAAAATCCCACCGGAGCTGGGTTATATATGTGGGCTGCTCCACGACCTGGGCCGATTTATATTGCTGCAGTTCTCACCAGAAACTATTAATCAGGCGGCCGCTGCTGGTTGGGAAATACTGGACGATCTGCCCAAAGCTGAATTTGAACTCATCGGTACTACTCATGCTCAGATTGGCTATATAGCTGCCAGAAAACTGAATTTACCTAAGATCATCTGCAGCCTGATCAAACATCATCATGATGCAGCACTTGCAGAAAGCCCTAAAGCACCGGAAAGATTTAAGCTACTGGTCAGTTTTACCAGAGAAGCTTTAAACTCGAACCCTAATACCGTGATGAACACATAG